A single genomic interval of Oryza sativa Japonica Group chromosome 7, ASM3414082v1 harbors:
- the LOC112939674 gene encoding uncharacterized protein: MASPTLLPDSARAALDDAVQAVADAVRTSFTPREGNTVDPTTGTSVSNFAANRASKAAHAALSDALTAFVLTTNIDGTPLSTSSSASPSDTVLPLSTSSSSSASAPTSSSAPSAPAAPPPASSPPDPVVSLPPALEAILSSARFPGAPQQPLRRPPAAPALGPDALAALHAQVVSVLNIKALVPITLDVAAANFTRWRGLFLVALSKYALTDHVLSDDHRPDLAKWFQMDCVVLAWLYGSISADLLQEVMSHDATACSVWRALELQFLGNCEQRSLNLTTEFRTFHQGDLSVNDYCRRMKTMADSLSDLGDPLSDRALVLATLNGLNEKFDTLRSLITMQRPFPSIADVRS, encoded by the coding sequence ATGGCGTCACCTACCCTCCTCCCTGACTCAGCTCGCGCGGCCCTCGACGACGCCGTTcaagccgtcgccgacgccgtccgCACATCCTTTACTCCACGTGAAGGCAACACCGTCGACCCCACCACCGGGACCTCGGTCTCCAATTTCGCTGCCAACCGTGCGTCCAAGGCCGCTCATGCCGCCCTCTCTGATGCCCTCACCGCGTTCGTCCTCACCACCAACATCGATGGAACGCCGCTCTCtacctcctcctcggcgtctcCCTCCGACACGGTGCTCCCTCTCTCGacgtcatcttcttcctcggcgtcggCTCCAACTTCTTCCTCGGCTCCTTCCGCCCCGGCCGCACCGCCTCCGGCTTCATCACCTCCGGACCCTGTGGTGTCACTCCCTCCGGCCCTGGAAGCCATCCTCAGCTCAGCGCGGTTCCCTGGCGCCCCTCAACAACCTCTACGGCGCCCACCTGCTGCGCCGGCCCTCGGTCCCGACGCCCTCGCGGCTCTCCACGCGCAGGTCGTCTCCGTCCTCAACATCAAGGCCCTGGTTCCCATCACCCTCGACGTCGCTGCCGCCAACTTCACGCGCTGGCGCGGCCTCTTCCTCGTCGCCCTCAGCAAGTACGCGCTGACGGATCACGTCCTCTCCGACGACCACCGCCCCGACCTCGCCAAGTGGTTCCAGATGGATTGTGTAGTCCTTGCCTGGCTATACGGCTCCATCTCGGCTGATCTTCTTCAAGAGGTGATGTCACACGACGCCACTGCTTGTTCGGTTTGGCGCGCCCTCGAGCTCCAGTTCCTCGGCAACTGCGAGCAGCGTTCTCTCAACCTTACCACCGAATTCCGGACATTTCATCAAGGCGACCTCTCCGTCAACGACTACTGCCGGCGCATGAAAACAATGGCGGACTCCCTTAGCGACCTCGGCGACCCACTGTCCGACCGCGCACTCGTCCTCGCCACCCTCAATGGTTTGAATGAAAAATTTGATACATTACGTAGTCTCATAACCATGCAGCGTCCGTTTCCGTCGATCGCCGACGTTCGCTCGTAG